In Vigna angularis cultivar LongXiaoDou No.4 chromosome 8, ASM1680809v1, whole genome shotgun sequence, one DNA window encodes the following:
- the LOC108345047 gene encoding basic endochitinase yields the protein MRSKRAHPLGLFLLFSLILLFSKSDAGSLGVYWGQNAGEGNLSRTCKTGLFRIVNIAFLSTFGNGSQPLMNLAGHCSPSSNGCQRVGRDISSCQRRGIKVMLSIGGGSKNYSLSSQDDARNVADYIWNQFLGGKSKKRPFGRAIMDGVDFDIEGGELHYAALAYRLHDHYATSNKKFYLNASPHCQFQNNLLHGALSTDLFDHVWVQFYNNPQCEFSSNDPSGFKSAWSQWTTSINAAKFFVGLPASHAAARTGFVPPHALINQLLPIVRSPKYGGVVLWDRFHDLHSGYSRKIRRKV from the exons ATGAGGAGCAAACGTGCACACCCTTTGGgtcttttccttttgttttcacTGATCTTGTTGTTTTCAAAATCTGATGCAGGAAGCCTTGGGGTTTACTGGGGCCAAAATGCAGGTGAAGGCAATTTGTCAAGAACATGCAAAACTGGACTTTTCCGCATTGTGAACATAGCATTCCTCTCAACTTTTGGCAATGGAAGTCAGCCTCTGATGAACCTAGCAGGCCATTGTTCTCCTTCATCAAACGGTTGCCAAAGGGTTGGCAGAGACATCAGCTCCTGCCAGAGGAGAGGCATTAAG GTTATGCTTTCAATTGGGGGTGGCAGCAAGAACTACTCACTGTCATCCCAAGATGATGCTAGAAATGTTGCAGACTACATATGGAATCAGTTCTTGGGAGGAAAATCAAAGAAGAGGCCTTTTGGGAGAGCCATAATGGATGGGGTAGATTTTGACATTGAAGGTGGAGAACTTCACTATGCTGCACTTGCTTATAGGCTGCATGACCATTATGCTACTTCTAACAAAAAGTTCTACTTAAACGCTTCACCACACTGTCAATTCCAAAACAACTTACTCCATGGGGCACTTTCTACTGATCTCTTTGACCATGTTTGGGTTCAGTTCTACAACAATCCTCAATGTGAGTTTTCTTCAAACGACCCCAGTGGATTTAAGAGTGCATGGAGCCAGTGGACCACATCAATTAATGCTGCCAAGTTCTTCGTTGGCCTTCCTGCTTCACATGCAGCAGCTAGAACTGGTTTTGTACCACCACATGCTCTCATAAATCAATTGCTGCCCATTGTTCGGTCACCTAAATATGGAGGTGTTGTGCTGTGGGATAGGTTCCATGATCTGCATTCTGGATATAGTCGCAAAATTAGAAGAAAGGTTTGA